Proteins encoded within one genomic window of Halocatena marina:
- a CDS encoding ABC transporter substrate-binding protein produces MVKGDTEATVAASVTAARKRINDENVRAFIGPTNLTFTGVKDLIVENNVPVVTPTAGTTELDSVGGNHIFRTVSNDS; encoded by the coding sequence TTGGTCAAAGGCGACACCGAGGCCACGGTTGCCGCCAGCGTCACAGCGGCACGCAAACGCATCAACGACGAAAATGTTCGGGCGTTCATCGGTCCGACCAACCTCACATTCACTGGCGTCAAAGATCTCATCGTAGAAAATAACGTCCCTGTTGTCACCCCGACAGCTGGAACGACCGAGTTAGACAGCGTCGGTGGGAACCACATCTTCCGCACCGTCT